From the Patescibacteria group bacterium genome, one window contains:
- the ruvC gene encoding crossover junction endodeoxyribonuclease RuvC translates to MKILGIDPGTATMGFAVIEKITGKVEALDFGVITTQPRASAAERLLEISDNIAELLEIHRPDLVAVESLFFFKNQTTAFAVAQARGVVLASVARCGVPLTELTPLQVKMAVTGYGRADKKQIQKMVQQIFALESIPRPDDAADALAIAFAAS, encoded by the coding sequence ATGAAAATCCTCGGCATTGATCCCGGCACCGCGACGATGGGTTTCGCTGTGATTGAGAAAATTACTGGCAAGGTCGAGGCACTCGATTTCGGTGTGATCACGACGCAGCCTCGGGCTTCCGCAGCCGAGCGCTTGCTCGAAATTTCTGACAACATCGCCGAGCTGCTTGAAATTCACCGACCAGATTTGGTTGCGGTCGAGTCACTTTTTTTCTTCAAAAATCAGACGACGGCTTTCGCGGTGGCGCAGGCGCGGGGAGTCGTGCTTGCGAGCGTGGCGCGTTGCGGTGTGCCGCTCACAGAGCTCACGCCGCTGCAGGTCAAGATGGCGGTGACGGGTTACGGGCGCGCTGACAAAAAACAAATTCAAAAAATGGTGCAGCAAATTTTCGCACTCGAGAGCATCCCGCGACCGGATGATGCCGCCGATGCGCTCGCGATTGCTTTCGCGGCCAGCTGA
- the greA gene encoding transcription elongation factor GreA, with the protein MNDDDSKKEEDLTEEDLAIAGSGLGDDDIADDDDDSGAGRAAVSGDEQETLVTREGLKKLKDELEELENVRRREVASRLKEAISFGDLSENSEYEDAKNEQALVEGRISELKRMIKTAKLITEKKSSGKIVKVGSTVTIQNLTDKDAPETYTIVGSTEADPTAAKISNESPIGLAIIDREQGEEVTVAAPAGELKYKIVKVS; encoded by the coding sequence ATGAACGACGACGACTCAAAGAAAGAAGAAGATCTGACTGAAGAAGATCTCGCCATCGCTGGCAGCGGACTGGGCGATGACGACATCGCCGACGACGATGATGACAGTGGCGCCGGACGAGCAGCCGTGAGCGGCGACGAGCAGGAAACACTCGTCACGCGCGAAGGTTTGAAGAAGCTGAAAGACGAGCTCGAAGAGCTGGAAAATGTGAGGCGTCGCGAAGTTGCATCGCGTTTGAAAGAAGCGATTTCTTTCGGCGATCTTTCTGAAAACAGCGAATACGAAGATGCGAAAAATGAGCAGGCCCTCGTCGAGGGTCGCATCTCCGAGCTGAAGCGCATGATCAAAACTGCAAAGCTCATCACTGAGAAAAAATCGAGTGGCAAGATTGTGAAAGTTGGCTCGACAGTGACGATTCAAAATCTGACCGACAAAGACGCACCTGAGACTTATACCATCGTCGGCTCGACCGAGGCTGATCCGACCGCTGCGAAAATTTCGAATGAATCACCCATCGGACTCGCCATCATCGACCGCGAACAAGGCGAAGAAGTCACGGTCGCCGCACCCGCAGGCGAGCTGAAGTACAAAATCGTCAAAGTCAGCTAA
- a CDS encoding thiamine pyrophosphate-dependent enzyme: MNLKTAASRESKLVGGHRLCPGCGLGSIVKQILSSTDAPIVVVNATGCLEICTSAFPQTSWNTPWIHSLFENTAAIASGLAAAHKAFARKKKLSGKAKNLKIVAFAGDGGTYDIGLQALSGALERGTDFTFVCLDNEGYMNTGYQRSSASPLGAATSTSPAGEILAGKQTNRKDILGIVAAHRIPYAAQSTPAHHLDLLAKAKKAIETPGPAFLNVFSPCPTNWKSPTAAGMEICKAAVETNFWPLIEIENSKWKLNYQPKERKPIEEFLRNQKRFKHLLAPENAQIKNRLQIEVDDRFTEVCKLAALG; this comes from the coding sequence ATGAATCTGAAAACTGCAGCATCGCGCGAATCGAAGCTCGTCGGCGGTCACCGCCTCTGCCCCGGCTGCGGCCTCGGCTCCATCGTGAAACAGATTTTGAGCTCGACCGACGCGCCCATCGTCGTCGTGAATGCGACGGGCTGTCTCGAAATTTGCACCTCGGCTTTTCCGCAAACGAGCTGGAACACACCTTGGATTCATTCGCTTTTTGAAAATACTGCCGCAATCGCGAGCGGACTCGCTGCCGCGCACAAAGCTTTCGCGCGGAAAAAGAAACTCAGCGGCAAAGCAAAAAATCTAAAAATCGTAGCGTTCGCCGGCGACGGCGGCACTTACGACATCGGTCTGCAAGCACTTTCCGGGGCACTCGAACGCGGCACGGATTTTACTTTCGTCTGTCTCGACAACGAAGGCTACATGAACACGGGCTACCAGCGCTCGTCCGCCTCGCCACTCGGTGCAGCCACTTCGACTTCTCCGGCGGGAGAAATTTTGGCAGGCAAGCAGACGAACCGCAAAGATATTTTAGGAATCGTCGCCGCGCACCGCATTCCTTACGCTGCCCAATCGACTCCAGCACATCACCTCGATTTATTGGCGAAAGCGAAGAAAGCGATTGAGACACCCGGTCCGGCCTTTTTGAATGTTTTTTCACCCTGCCCGACCAACTGGAAATCACCGACTGCCGCCGGCATGGAAATTTGCAAAGCCGCCGTCGAGACGAATTTTTGGCCACTGATCGAAATCGAAAACAGCAAATGGAAACTGAACTACCAGCCAAAAGAACGCAAACCGATTGAAGAATTTTTGCGCAACCAAAAACGCTTCAAGCACCTCTTGGCACCCGAAAATGCACAGATCAAAAATCGGCTGCAAATCGAGGTTGATGACCGCTTCACAGAAGTTTGCAAACTCGCCGCGCTCGGTTAA
- a CDS encoding transketolase C-terminal domain-containing protein, with the protein MQKILTGNEAVAEAMRQIEPDVVAAYPITPSTKIPEKFSEFVANGKVRTEFVAVESEHSAMSACIGAAAAGARAMTATASQGLALMHEVLVNAGGLRLPIVLANANRALSAPLSIHGDHSDVLLERDSGWIQIFAGSPQEAYDLILQAFPIAEKVRLPVMICFDGFETSHLATNVEILSDAAARKFVGQPPKFPNLFDFEKPLTLGGYTSPEYFFEAKRGQFEAFETARKAITEVGAKFGKKYATPIEEFETKDAEIILVVLGSAAGAAQVAARNLRKSGRKVGVIRVRTFRPFPAEEILAACVKAKKIGILDRMVPLGSTGGVLFNEINSALFSTNYQLQTSNWIYGIGQRQFNPEHATEIFTTLAQAKFPKINFVNLRG; encoded by the coding sequence ATGCAAAAAATTCTAACTGGCAACGAAGCCGTGGCGGAAGCGATGCGCCAAATCGAGCCCGATGTGGTCGCCGCTTACCCGATCACGCCGAGCACGAAGATTCCGGAGAAGTTTTCGGAATTCGTTGCGAATGGCAAAGTGCGAACGGAATTCGTCGCCGTCGAGTCTGAACATTCCGCGATGTCCGCCTGTATCGGCGCAGCCGCAGCGGGCGCGCGCGCGATGACTGCGACTGCCAGTCAGGGTCTCGCGCTGATGCACGAAGTTTTGGTAAATGCGGGCGGCCTGCGTCTCCCGATTGTTTTGGCGAATGCCAATCGCGCCCTCTCCGCTCCGCTCTCGATCCACGGCGATCATTCCGATGTGCTGCTCGAGCGCGATTCCGGCTGGATTCAAATTTTCGCCGGTTCACCGCAAGAAGCCTACGACCTTATTTTGCAGGCTTTTCCGATTGCGGAAAAAGTGCGCCTGCCGGTCATGATTTGTTTCGACGGTTTCGAGACTTCCCACCTCGCGACCAATGTTGAAATTTTGAGCGACGCCGCCGCGCGGAAATTCGTCGGTCAGCCACCGAAATTTCCGAACCTGTTTGATTTTGAAAAACCCCTCACGCTCGGCGGCTACACTTCACCCGAATATTTTTTCGAAGCGAAACGCGGTCAGTTCGAAGCTTTCGAAACTGCGCGCAAAGCGATTACCGAAGTCGGCGCAAAATTTGGGAAAAAATATGCCACCCCGATTGAGGAATTCGAAACGAAAGACGCCGAAATAATTTTGGTCGTCCTCGGCTCGGCGGCTGGTGCAGCGCAAGTCGCAGCACGCAATTTGCGGAAGTCCGGGAGAAAAGTTGGTGTAATTCGCGTCCGCACTTTCCGACCATTCCCGGCAGAAGAAATTTTGGCAGCCTGCGTAAAAGCTAAGAAAATAGGGATTTTAGATCGCATGGTGCCGCTCGGTTCGACGGGCGGAGTTTTATTCAATGAAATAAACTCAGCTTTGTTTTCTACCAACTACCAACTGCAAACTAGCAACTGGATTTACGGGATTGGTCAAAGACAATTCAATCCGGAGCACGCGACGGAAATTTTTACGACGCTCGCACAAGCAAAATTTCCCAAAATTAATTTTGTAAATCTGCGCGGATGA